One Sinorhizobium mexicanum genomic region harbors:
- a CDS encoding aldehyde dehydrogenase: MHDLLTAAEYTAIAKSMSYPSSAFIDGAFRPAQSGKTFKTTNPATGEVLTEIAACDSADVDFAVAKAKGAFEDGRWHLRSPGERKEVLLKFARLLERNRHELAVLESLDSGKPIREVQTIDVPDTIHTIRWHAELIDKIYDNTAPVGSNALTLVVREPIGVVGLVLPWNFPLLMLAWKIGPALAAGCSVVVKPAQETTLTALKVAELAHEAGVPAGVFNVVTGSGKDVGEPLGMHMDVSMVSFTGSTATGRRFLRYAADSNLKRVVLECGGKNPAVVMNDVEDLDLVAEQVVNGAFWNMGENCSATSRLIVHAEVKDELLKRIGAYMREWRMGDPLNPKNRIGSLVSKAHFEKVKSYLETVEAEKLSLLFGGDTREGNFVEPTVVDGVGRDSRLFQEEIFGPVLSVTTFNSLSEAITLANDTVYGLTASVYTGSLRNAIKLSREIRAGVVTVNCFGEGDATTPFGGYKESGFGGRDKSIWAHDQYTELKTIWIDVSDRSVDETVR; this comes from the coding sequence ATGCATGATCTTCTGACCGCAGCGGAATATACGGCGATCGCGAAGTCGATGTCCTATCCGTCGAGCGCCTTCATCGACGGAGCCTTCCGTCCGGCTCAATCGGGAAAGACCTTCAAGACGACCAATCCGGCCACCGGGGAAGTCCTGACGGAAATCGCCGCCTGCGATTCTGCCGATGTCGACTTTGCTGTCGCGAAGGCTAAGGGAGCATTCGAAGACGGCCGCTGGCATCTGCGCTCCCCCGGTGAAAGGAAGGAAGTCCTTCTCAAATTCGCGAGGCTGCTCGAGCGCAACCGACACGAACTTGCGGTCCTGGAAAGTCTCGACAGCGGCAAACCGATCCGCGAGGTCCAGACGATCGATGTGCCGGATACGATCCACACGATCCGCTGGCACGCGGAACTGATCGACAAGATTTACGACAACACCGCGCCGGTCGGATCGAATGCGCTGACACTGGTCGTACGCGAACCGATCGGCGTCGTCGGTCTGGTGCTGCCATGGAACTTTCCGCTGCTGATGCTCGCCTGGAAAATCGGGCCGGCGCTTGCGGCCGGCTGCTCCGTCGTGGTGAAGCCGGCGCAGGAGACGACGCTCACCGCGCTGAAGGTGGCGGAACTCGCCCATGAAGCCGGCGTTCCGGCGGGCGTCTTCAACGTGGTGACCGGCAGCGGCAAGGACGTCGGCGAGCCGCTCGGCATGCACATGGACGTCTCCATGGTCAGTTTCACCGGCTCGACCGCCACCGGCCGACGCTTCCTCCGCTACGCAGCGGATTCGAACCTGAAGCGGGTTGTTCTCGAGTGCGGCGGCAAGAATCCGGCCGTGGTCATGAACGACGTGGAGGATCTCGATCTGGTCGCCGAGCAGGTCGTCAACGGCGCCTTCTGGAACATGGGCGAAAACTGCTCGGCCACGTCGCGCCTCATCGTCCACGCCGAGGTCAAGGACGAGCTTCTGAAGCGCATAGGCGCCTATATGCGGGAATGGAGGATGGGCGATCCGCTCAACCCGAAAAACCGCATCGGATCGCTGGTCAGCAAGGCACATTTCGAGAAGGTGAAATCCTACCTCGAAACGGTCGAGGCCGAGAAGCTTTCGCTGCTCTTTGGCGGAGATACGCGTGAAGGCAACTTTGTCGAGCCGACCGTCGTCGACGGTGTCGGCCGCGATAGCCGTCTCTTCCAGGAGGAGATCTTTGGTCCGGTCCTTTCCGTCACGACGTTCAACAGCCTGTCGGAGGCGATCACCCTTGCCAATGACACCGTCTACGGCCTGACGGCATCGGTCTATACCGGCAGTCTCCGGAACGCGATCAAGCTGTCACGCGAAATCCGCGCCGGCGTCGTCACCGTGAACTGCTTCGGCGAGGGTGACGCGACGACGCCGTTCGGCGGCTACAAGGAATCCGGTTTCGGCGGCCGCGACAAGTCCATCTGGGCCCACGATCAGTACACCGAGCTGAAGACGATCTGGATCGATGTTTCGGATCGCTCTGTTGACGAGACCGTGCGATGA
- a CDS encoding quaternary amine ABC transporter ATP-binding protein: MASIHTNEVLIDCQSVWKIFGDKAPAAMEAVAKRGLSKKQILQQYNCVVGVSDASLQVHRGEIFCIMGLSGSGKSTLIRLLNRLIAPSFGKVLVKGRDLSALDATELRQMRAQNIGMVFQSVALLPHRTVLENAAFGLEVQGIAKAERNRTAQAALEKVGLGDWLNRYPAELSGGMQQRVGLARAIASDPEIILMDEPFSALDPLIRRQLQDEFRQLTKELGKSAVFITHDLDEAIRIGDRIAIMKDGVIIQVGTAEDIVLNPADQYVADFVAGISRLHLIKAHSVMVPVADYQRQHPGSDIGTLARTSPEADIDELIGLAMQSDRDAVAVLDSGTVVGIVTARSLLAGVKGTPIGEQAAAA; encoded by the coding sequence ATGGCAAGCATCCATACGAATGAAGTGCTGATCGACTGCCAATCGGTGTGGAAGATCTTTGGTGACAAGGCACCCGCCGCGATGGAAGCAGTTGCGAAGCGCGGTTTGTCGAAAAAGCAGATCCTGCAGCAATACAATTGCGTGGTCGGCGTTTCCGACGCCAGCCTGCAGGTCCATCGTGGCGAAATCTTCTGCATCATGGGATTGTCGGGCAGCGGCAAGTCTACCTTGATCAGGCTTCTCAACCGGTTGATCGCTCCAAGCTTCGGGAAGGTTCTGGTGAAGGGCAGGGATCTGTCGGCCCTCGACGCGACCGAACTCCGCCAGATGCGAGCCCAGAATATCGGCATGGTCTTCCAGAGCGTGGCCCTGCTTCCGCATCGAACGGTGCTCGAGAATGCGGCCTTCGGTCTCGAGGTGCAGGGCATTGCCAAAGCGGAGAGAAACCGGACCGCGCAAGCAGCGCTTGAGAAAGTCGGACTTGGCGACTGGCTCAATCGCTATCCCGCAGAACTGTCCGGCGGCATGCAACAGCGCGTCGGACTGGCGCGCGCCATCGCCTCGGATCCGGAAATCATTCTCATGGACGAGCCGTTCAGCGCGCTTGACCCGCTTATTCGCCGTCAGTTGCAGGACGAATTCCGGCAGCTCACGAAAGAACTCGGTAAATCGGCGGTGTTCATCACCCATGACCTCGACGAGGCCATCCGCATCGGCGATCGCATCGCGATCATGAAGGACGGCGTCATCATCCAGGTGGGGACTGCTGAGGACATCGTCTTGAACCCGGCCGATCAATATGTCGCCGACTTCGTCGCCGGCATTTCCCGCCTCCATCTGATCAAGGCCCATTCGGTCATGGTCCCGGTCGCCGACTATCAGCGACAGCACCCGGGTAGCGATATCGGCACCCTCGCCAGAACGTCGCCCGAGGCCGATATCGATGAGCTGATCGGCCTCGCCATGCAATCGGACCGTGACGCGGTCGCCGTTCTGGACAGCGGAACCGTCGTCGGAATCGTGACCGCGCGGAGCCTGCTTGCCGGTGTCAAGGGGACGCCGATCGGCGAGCAGGCTGCGGCAGCCTAG
- a CDS encoding glycine betaine ABC transporter substrate-binding protein: MKLLWKALCAAAMVGLTMMPARAEEKTIEMGTMAWEDLTPIAGITKKVLEDAGYTVNVTEFSEWGIAYAALSKGDIQILASQTDYVAQDYWDKNKNRLEKISPVSHGLYQGVAVPKYVNIDSVDQLNDNADKFSGKIIGIEPGAGLMRDTANAVKDYGLKLQLVEGSTAAMTAALKSAIDRQEWIAVTLWEPSWMMQKYDVKYLKDPKGVFPPPQTYYWIGHKGFSEENPQAREILASVYVPLADITAINGAVGDGKKMEEVVKEWTDNHADLLQRWENIKKY, translated from the coding sequence GTGAAGTTACTGTGGAAAGCATTGTGCGCCGCTGCAATGGTCGGCCTGACCATGATGCCGGCCCGCGCCGAAGAGAAGACCATCGAGATGGGAACCATGGCGTGGGAGGACCTGACGCCGATCGCAGGCATCACCAAGAAGGTTCTGGAAGACGCCGGCTATACCGTGAACGTGACCGAATTTTCCGAGTGGGGCATCGCCTATGCGGCGCTGAGCAAGGGCGACATCCAGATCCTGGCGTCGCAGACCGACTATGTCGCCCAGGACTACTGGGACAAGAACAAGAACCGTCTGGAGAAGATCTCCCCCGTATCCCACGGTCTCTATCAGGGCGTGGCGGTGCCCAAATACGTCAACATCGACTCCGTCGACCAGCTAAACGACAACGCGGACAAATTCAGCGGAAAGATCATTGGGATCGAGCCGGGCGCGGGGCTGATGCGCGACACCGCGAACGCAGTCAAGGACTACGGCCTCAAGCTCCAGCTCGTCGAAGGCAGCACCGCGGCGATGACCGCGGCGCTTAAATCGGCAATCGACAGGCAGGAGTGGATCGCTGTCACTCTGTGGGAGCCGTCGTGGATGATGCAGAAGTACGACGTGAAGTACCTCAAGGACCCGAAGGGCGTCTTCCCGCCGCCGCAGACCTATTACTGGATCGGCCACAAGGGCTTCTCCGAAGAGAACCCGCAGGCGCGCGAGATCCTGGCGAGCGTTTATGTTCCGCTGGCTGACATCACCGCGATCAATGGCGCAGTCGGAGACGGCAAGAAGATGGAAGAGGTTGTCAAGGAGTGGACGGATAACCACGCCGACCTCCTGCAGCGCTGGGAAAACATCAAGAAGTATTGA
- a CDS encoding YVTN family beta-propeller repeat protein: MLRGLTFLSAGLVVAASFGSPAFAYMVYVSNEKDNTVTVVDSTTMEVVRTIDVGQRPRGITISHDGKFIYLCASDDDTIEIIDTTTYEIVGALPSGPDPELFVLSPDGKTLYVANEDDNLVTVIDLESKSVAMEVPVGVEPEGMGISPDGKSLVNTSETTNMAHFIDTETHEITDNVLVDARPRFAEFKPDNSEVWVSAEIGGTVSVIDNASREVKHRINFEIPGLRSESIQPVGVRITADGKKAYVALGPANRVAVVNAETYEVEKYILVGQRVWQLAFTPDQKTIISTNGVSNDITFIDVATDEAVQSVTVGALPWGVVVSPN, translated from the coding sequence ATGCTGCGAGGACTGACCTTTCTTTCGGCCGGACTTGTTGTGGCGGCAAGCTTCGGGTCGCCGGCGTTCGCCTATATGGTCTATGTCTCCAACGAGAAGGACAACACGGTAACCGTCGTCGACTCGACCACGATGGAGGTGGTCCGCACCATCGATGTCGGCCAGCGACCGCGCGGCATCACGATTTCGCACGACGGCAAGTTCATCTATCTCTGCGCGAGCGACGACGACACGATAGAGATCATCGATACGACAACCTACGAGATCGTCGGAGCGCTGCCGTCCGGACCGGACCCCGAGCTGTTCGTCCTCTCTCCCGACGGCAAGACACTCTACGTCGCCAATGAGGACGACAATCTGGTCACCGTCATCGACCTCGAGAGCAAGAGTGTGGCGATGGAAGTGCCGGTTGGCGTGGAACCCGAGGGAATGGGTATCAGCCCGGACGGGAAATCGTTGGTCAACACCTCGGAAACGACCAACATGGCCCACTTCATCGACACCGAGACCCACGAGATCACCGATAATGTGCTCGTCGATGCCCGGCCGCGCTTCGCCGAGTTCAAGCCCGACAATTCCGAGGTCTGGGTCAGCGCCGAAATCGGCGGCACCGTCTCGGTCATCGACAATGCGAGCCGTGAGGTGAAGCACAGGATCAACTTCGAGATTCCCGGTTTGCGCTCGGAATCGATCCAGCCTGTCGGCGTGCGCATCACTGCCGACGGCAAGAAAGCCTATGTGGCGCTCGGCCCGGCCAATCGCGTCGCCGTGGTCAATGCGGAGACTTATGAAGTTGAAAAATACATCCTGGTCGGGCAACGGGTCTGGCAGCTCGCTTTCACGCCGGACCAGAAGACGATCATCAGCACCAACGGCGTTTCGAACGACATCACCTTCATCGACGTCGCGACTGATGAAGCGGTTCAGTCGGTGACCGTCGGGGCGCTGCCATGGGGGGTGGTCGTCAGCCCGAACTGA
- a CDS encoding ABC transporter substrate-binding protein — protein sequence MLRVLIVFVSVLLAVPSLSSAVAQESSPAPAAKSAPAEKVSQIKLGYLRAYAPQLALSVLDVPPSDEGVAGAKVAIGDNNTTGTFLKQKFTLDVSEVKPDADVVPAFIDMMSRGVRYILADLSATQLLSIADLARDKGVLIFNVGATDDRLREEDCRANVFHTAPTRTMLADGLAQYLVWKQWRRWVLIYGSHEPDMLFADALRRAATRFGGEIVAEKEFTDTGTARRTDTGVVQIQRQMPVFTQDFPEHDVLLVADESEVFGTYVPFRTWIPRPVAGTAGLVPSAWHPASEQWGGTQIQNRFAKANGRRMLSKDMAAWTAARIIGDAATRTQSADPEKLAAFIRADDFSIAAFKGQRLTFRKWNWQLRQPIFLGDGRSVVSTSPQEGFLHQVSELDTLGIDQPETQCKLK from the coding sequence GTGCTCCGTGTCCTTATAGTATTTGTCTCTGTTCTTCTTGCGGTTCCTAGCCTCTCCAGCGCCGTTGCGCAGGAGTCTTCACCCGCGCCGGCCGCCAAGTCCGCTCCGGCCGAAAAGGTTTCGCAGATCAAGCTGGGCTATCTTCGTGCCTATGCACCGCAACTGGCACTTTCGGTGCTGGACGTGCCGCCGAGCGATGAAGGCGTTGCGGGGGCGAAGGTCGCAATCGGCGACAACAACACGACCGGTACCTTCCTTAAGCAGAAGTTTACGCTCGATGTGTCCGAGGTGAAGCCGGATGCCGATGTCGTGCCGGCTTTCATTGACATGATGTCGAGGGGCGTTCGCTACATTCTGGCCGATCTCTCCGCCACGCAACTCCTGTCGATTGCCGACCTTGCTCGCGACAAGGGCGTCCTGATCTTCAACGTTGGCGCCACGGACGACCGTCTGCGCGAGGAGGACTGCCGAGCGAACGTCTTCCACACGGCGCCGACCCGCACCATGCTCGCCGACGGCCTGGCGCAGTATCTGGTCTGGAAGCAGTGGCGGCGATGGGTACTGATCTATGGCTCGCATGAGCCGGACATGCTGTTTGCCGATGCGCTCCGCCGTGCCGCGACCCGCTTCGGCGGCGAGATCGTCGCGGAAAAGGAGTTCACCGACACCGGCACCGCGCGGCGGACGGACACCGGAGTGGTCCAGATCCAACGGCAGATGCCGGTCTTCACTCAGGATTTCCCCGAGCACGATGTGCTGCTCGTGGCGGACGAAAGCGAGGTTTTCGGAACCTATGTGCCGTTCCGGACCTGGATTCCGCGCCCGGTAGCCGGAACCGCCGGCCTGGTCCCCTCCGCCTGGCATCCGGCCAGCGAGCAATGGGGCGGCACGCAGATACAGAACCGCTTCGCCAAGGCGAATGGCAGACGCATGTTGTCGAAGGACATGGCCGCGTGGACGGCAGCGAGAATTATCGGCGATGCTGCCACGCGCACGCAAAGTGCCGATCCCGAAAAGCTCGCGGCCTTCATTCGCGCCGATGATTTTTCGATCGCCGCCTTCAAGGGGCAGAGGCTGACCTTCAGGAAATGGAACTGGCAGTTGCGCCAGCCGATCTTCCTGGGAGATGGCCGTTCCGTCGTGTCGACGTCGCCGCAGGAGGGATTCCTGCATCAGGTTTCCGAACTCGACACGCTCGGGATCGATCAGCCGGAGACCCAATGCAAGCTGAAATAG
- a CDS encoding GlxA family transcriptional regulator, which produces MGHSIQSSSAGRSAQVRRLKIGFILARSFTLSAFALFVDTLRLASDQLDRSGRVLADWQVLGSTRHLITSSCGVQVAPTSDFVDPCQFDYIAVVGGLLTVEQPVDHDTIRFLKHAASKRVPLIGLCTGSFILAEAGLMKEHATCVSWLHYQQFRERFPDHEARPDRLFNLDRKRGSCAGGSSAADLAAALVRRHISSDAERNALEVLQIEKARSQFDNQTRQPLRDHVEDSRVAAVLITMEQHLEGGITIEGLAASVGLSRRQLERLFTEKTRMSPALAFRRLRLDRAKQILLTSRKPIIEVALDVGFVNTSHFTKEFRRTYGRTPAEIRDSAARERQAPGEKGLARLNT; this is translated from the coding sequence ATGGGACACTCCATTCAATCATCGTCGGCGGGGAGATCCGCGCAGGTGCGGCGGCTGAAAATCGGCTTCATCCTCGCGCGATCCTTCACGCTGTCGGCCTTCGCGCTGTTCGTCGACACCCTTCGGCTGGCGAGCGACCAGCTCGACCGGTCGGGCCGGGTCCTCGCCGATTGGCAGGTCCTCGGCAGCACGCGGCACCTGATCACCTCGAGTTGCGGTGTTCAGGTCGCTCCCACCTCCGACTTCGTCGATCCCTGCCAATTCGACTACATTGCCGTCGTGGGCGGCCTTCTGACTGTCGAACAACCGGTCGACCATGACACCATCCGGTTTCTCAAACACGCCGCTTCGAAAAGGGTTCCGTTAATCGGCCTGTGTACCGGTTCCTTCATTCTCGCGGAAGCGGGCCTGATGAAAGAACACGCGACCTGTGTGAGCTGGCTTCATTATCAGCAGTTCCGCGAACGCTTTCCTGATCACGAAGCCCGGCCTGACCGGCTGTTCAACCTGGACCGCAAGCGCGGCTCCTGCGCAGGGGGAAGCAGCGCCGCCGATCTCGCGGCCGCCCTGGTGAGGCGGCACATCAGTTCGGATGCCGAGCGTAACGCGCTTGAAGTGCTGCAGATTGAAAAGGCCCGATCGCAGTTCGACAACCAGACGCGCCAGCCGCTCCGCGATCATGTCGAAGACTCGCGTGTTGCGGCCGTTCTGATAACCATGGAACAGCATCTCGAAGGTGGAATCACCATTGAAGGGCTTGCGGCTTCGGTGGGGCTTTCGAGGCGCCAACTCGAGCGGCTGTTTACTGAAAAGACGAGAATGTCTCCCGCTCTGGCCTTTCGGCGCCTTCGCTTGGACCGGGCGAAGCAGATTTTGCTGACGAGCAGGAAACCCATAATCGAGGTTGCCCTAGATGTGGGGTTTGTGAACACTTCGCATTTTACCAAGGAGTTTCGGCGCACCTACGGCCGGACGCCTGCGGAAATCCGCGATTCCGCAGCCCGCGAACGGCAAGCGCCTGGCGAGAAGGGGCTGGCGAGATTAAACACGTAG
- a CDS encoding ABC transporter permease — MNLDSFQFSPGTYLAPAVDWLNANLHPLFALITSVVEAVLSGIEATLLSLPSYMLIAVVMPLAFFLVTIRAAILAGLALGFCLLMGLWDASMQTIALVTVAVAISVLVAFPLGILASRIKAVEAAIRPVLDIMQTVPPWVYLIPAVMIFSLGRVPAIIATIVYGIPPMLRLTTLAFNQVPKDMLELGQAIGASPRSILFKIEIPAAKPTLLVGLNQCILLSLAMVVLAGLVGAGGLGAEVTRGLTRMEMGLGLRAGLAIVAVALLLDRLSRGALQRDRTRATG; from the coding sequence ATGAATCTGGATAGCTTTCAGTTTTCGCCGGGCACATACCTGGCGCCGGCCGTCGACTGGCTCAACGCCAACCTGCATCCGCTGTTCGCGTTGATCACCAGTGTCGTCGAGGCAGTGCTTTCGGGGATCGAGGCGACACTGCTCTCGCTGCCATCCTACATGCTGATCGCAGTCGTGATGCCTCTCGCTTTCTTCCTCGTGACTATACGGGCGGCCATCCTCGCGGGGCTGGCACTCGGCTTCTGCCTTCTGATGGGTCTCTGGGACGCTTCGATGCAGACGATTGCTCTCGTCACCGTGGCCGTGGCGATTTCCGTCCTGGTCGCATTTCCGCTTGGCATCCTCGCCTCTCGCATCAAGGCCGTCGAGGCGGCGATCCGCCCGGTTCTCGATATCATGCAGACCGTTCCTCCATGGGTCTATCTCATTCCAGCGGTCATGATCTTCAGCCTGGGGCGGGTGCCCGCGATCATCGCGACGATCGTCTACGGCATACCGCCGATGCTGCGCCTGACGACGCTCGCCTTCAACCAGGTTCCGAAGGACATGCTCGAACTCGGCCAGGCGATCGGCGCCTCGCCCCGCTCCATCCTCTTCAAGATCGAAATTCCCGCGGCAAAGCCGACCCTGCTCGTCGGCCTCAATCAATGCATCCTGCTGTCGCTTGCGATGGTCGTCCTGGCTGGCCTGGTCGGAGCGGGCGGGCTCGGCGCCGAGGTGACGCGGGGCTTGACGCGAATGGAGATGGGCCTTGGCCTGCGTGCCGGGCTTGCGATCGTTGCGGTCGCACTTCTTCTCGACAGGCTCTCGCGTGGCGCGCTTCAGCGTGACCGAACCCGGGCAACGGGCTGA
- a CDS encoding 4-hydroxyproline epimerase: protein MRHSFFCIDSHTCGNPVRVVAGGGPLLPHLPIFERREIFVRDYDWIRRALMFEPRGHDVMSGAIVYPAFRDDCDFAALFIEVSGCLPMCGAGTIGLSTVVIEEGLVRPRTPGTLSIETPAGKVDVKYEMDGAFVRSVRLFNVASYLHEADVEVDVPGVGRLVVDIAYGGNFYAVVEPQRNWPGLDGTTASELVSLSQKLRDALADVCDPVHPEDERIRGVHHAIWCDRARDETADGRGAVFYGEKAIDRSPGGTGTSARMAQLYGKGRLKVGETYRSESLIGTVFEGRVEAATKVGTHEGIMPSIGAWARITGHNTIFVDDRDPLAHGFQIR, encoded by the coding sequence ATGCGGCACAGCTTCTTCTGCATCGATTCACACACCTGCGGCAATCCGGTCCGGGTCGTCGCCGGGGGCGGTCCTTTGCTTCCGCATCTGCCGATTTTCGAGCGCCGCGAGATCTTCGTCCGCGACTATGACTGGATCCGCCGGGCGCTGATGTTCGAGCCGCGCGGCCACGACGTGATGTCCGGCGCCATCGTCTATCCCGCCTTCCGGGACGACTGTGACTTCGCGGCGCTCTTCATCGAAGTCAGCGGTTGCCTGCCAATGTGCGGCGCCGGCACCATCGGCCTTTCGACGGTCGTCATCGAGGAAGGTCTTGTCCGACCCAGAACGCCGGGCACCCTGTCGATCGAGACGCCGGCCGGAAAAGTGGACGTCAAGTACGAGATGGACGGCGCTTTCGTCAGAAGCGTCCGCCTGTTCAATGTCGCGAGCTACCTGCACGAAGCGGACGTGGAGGTCGATGTTCCCGGTGTCGGACGCCTCGTCGTCGACATCGCCTATGGCGGCAACTTCTACGCGGTCGTCGAGCCTCAGCGGAACTGGCCGGGCCTTGACGGCACGACAGCGTCCGAACTCGTCAGCCTCAGCCAGAAGCTCCGCGATGCGCTTGCAGACGTTTGCGATCCCGTGCATCCCGAGGATGAACGCATTCGCGGCGTCCACCACGCCATCTGGTGCGATCGCGCAAGGGACGAAACCGCCGACGGCCGCGGCGCGGTCTTCTATGGCGAGAAGGCGATCGATCGTTCGCCGGGCGGGACCGGAACGTCCGCCCGCATGGCGCAGCTCTACGGCAAAGGTCGGCTCAAGGTTGGCGAGACCTATCGAAGCGAAAGCCTGATCGGCACGGTTTTCGAAGGACGGGTCGAGGCGGCCACCAAGGTCGGGACGCACGAGGGCATCATGCCGAGCATCGGCGCATGGGCGCGGATCACCGGGCACAATACGATCTTCGTCGACGACCGCGATCCATTGGCCCATGGATTTCAGATCAGATGA
- a CDS encoding NAD(P)/FAD-dependent oxidoreductase translates to MSQHAVKRLPVDTGTSGWEAISTRGFPMQTLESDVRADWLVIGAGFAGLSAARRLSQLRPGEKVVVLDATEVARSTAGRNSGYMIDVPHNLSSGEYSVADEKSTLLEIEQNRLAIAFAAEAAAEYGMSRETFDPSGKINAAASERGLKLNDNYSRSLTRIGEKSDLFDAKQMREITGSDHYLGGLYTPGAVMIQPADYIRGLARGLGPKIELYERSPVLELTRQGKHWKARSSRGTVTAPKVILGVNGHVESFGYFRRRLTHVFTYASMTAAFSQDQIRKGMTGVDRWALLPADPMGATVRKISSGGRSRIVIRTRFTYDPSLEVSAKRVAGIAAEQRRSFDVRFPGLERLPFEFSWAGALCLSRNHVPAFGELEEGVYSACCENGLGTVKSTLAGIMAAELATNTESVNLEKYKAQPKPSRLPPEPLAWLGINAVIRWQELRAGREG, encoded by the coding sequence ATGAGCCAGCACGCGGTCAAGCGACTGCCCGTCGATACCGGAACATCCGGCTGGGAGGCGATCAGCACCCGCGGATTCCCGATGCAGACGCTTGAGAGCGACGTCCGCGCCGATTGGCTTGTCATCGGTGCGGGTTTCGCGGGCCTTTCGGCCGCGCGGAGATTGTCGCAACTGCGGCCGGGCGAGAAGGTCGTCGTGCTCGATGCAACAGAAGTTGCAAGGAGCACGGCGGGACGCAACTCGGGTTACATGATCGATGTGCCGCACAATCTTTCGTCCGGCGAGTATTCGGTCGCCGACGAGAAGTCGACGCTCCTCGAAATCGAGCAGAATCGTCTCGCAATCGCCTTTGCCGCGGAGGCTGCCGCCGAATACGGCATGTCGAGGGAGACATTCGATCCATCCGGCAAGATCAATGCCGCGGCAAGCGAACGCGGTCTGAAACTCAACGACAACTATAGCCGCTCGCTCACGCGCATCGGCGAAAAATCCGATCTCTTCGACGCGAAGCAGATGCGGGAGATTACCGGCTCGGATCATTACCTCGGCGGGCTCTACACGCCAGGCGCCGTGATGATCCAGCCGGCCGACTACATCCGCGGTCTGGCACGCGGCCTGGGCCCGAAGATCGAACTTTACGAGCGATCGCCCGTCCTCGAACTGACCCGGCAGGGCAAGCACTGGAAGGCACGGTCCAGCCGCGGCACGGTAACGGCCCCGAAGGTGATCCTTGGTGTGAATGGCCATGTCGAGAGCTTCGGCTATTTCCGCCGTCGGCTGACGCATGTCTTCACCTACGCATCCATGACGGCCGCCTTCTCGCAGGACCAGATCCGAAAGGGGATGACCGGCGTCGACCGGTGGGCGCTGCTGCCGGCGGACCCGATGGGCGCCACGGTGAGAAAGATCAGCAGCGGCGGACGTTCGCGCATCGTGATCAGGACCCGCTTCACCTATGACCCGAGCCTTGAGGTCTCAGCGAAGCGCGTTGCCGGAATTGCGGCAGAGCAGCGACGCTCGTTTGATGTCCGTTTTCCGGGACTTGAACGCCTGCCGTTCGAGTTCAGCTGGGCCGGTGCGCTTTGCCTCAGCAGGAATCATGTCCCGGCCTTCGGTGAGCTCGAGGAGGGAGTCTATTCCGCCTGCTGCGAGAACGGTCTCGGCACCGTCAAAAGCACCCTCGCAGGCATTATGGCGGCGGAACTCGCCACCAACACCGAGAGCGTGAATCTCGAGAAATACAAGGCACAGCCGAAACCGAGCAGGTTGCCGCCGGAGCCCTTGGCCTGGCTCGGCATCAACGCGGTCATCCGCTGGCAGGAATTGCGAGCTGGTCGGGAGGGCTAA
- a CDS encoding ABC transporter permease, with amino-acid sequence METAAFADTFDAWTDSALEWLSDNGEFLFDLVRTLLEGFYEGILWLLALPPFYVVAIVLAVAGWRLVGAWFGVLSGTALVICALMGLWPETMSTLALVMTATSLALLVGLPIGVAAGFLPALDRLLEPALDLIQTLPPYIYLLPAIALLGYGPATALIATFVVAMPPAVRLTSLGIRMTPHEFVELGHAIGTTKWQMFFKIRLPFAMPSIMAGINQSLMMAFGMVVIAGIVGSGGLGETIYGAIRTLDIAKSIDAAIAIVVLTMVLDRITQSAARFGKGGTP; translated from the coding sequence ATGGAGACTGCGGCTTTCGCGGATACGTTCGACGCGTGGACGGACTCGGCTCTGGAGTGGCTGAGCGACAACGGTGAATTCCTCTTCGACCTCGTGCGAACTCTGCTTGAAGGATTCTACGAGGGCATCCTGTGGCTGCTCGCGCTGCCGCCTTTCTATGTGGTGGCAATTGTTCTCGCCGTTGCCGGATGGCGGCTGGTCGGTGCGTGGTTTGGCGTCCTGAGCGGAACAGCCCTCGTCATTTGCGCGCTCATGGGGCTGTGGCCGGAAACCATGAGCACCCTGGCCCTGGTGATGACCGCGACCTCACTTGCGCTGTTGGTTGGATTGCCGATCGGCGTGGCAGCCGGTTTTCTGCCGGCGCTCGACCGATTGCTGGAGCCGGCCCTGGATCTCATTCAGACCCTGCCGCCTTACATCTACCTTCTGCCGGCCATTGCGCTTCTGGGTTACGGACCAGCGACCGCCCTCATCGCGACCTTCGTCGTCGCCATGCCTCCGGCCGTCCGACTGACATCGCTCGGCATCCGCATGACACCGCACGAATTCGTCGAACTGGGTCACGCGATCGGTACCACGAAATGGCAGATGTTCTTCAAGATCCGTCTGCCCTTCGCAATGCCGAGCATCATGGCGGGCATCAACCAGAGCCTGATGATGGCGTTTGGAATGGTCGTCATCGCCGGCATTGTCGGGTCAGGCGGTCTTGGCGAGACGATCTACGGGGCAATCCGCACACTCGATATCGCCAAGTCGATCGACGCCGCCATCGCGATCGTCGTGCTGACCATGGTGCTTGATCGCATCACCCAGAGCGCCGCCCGCTTCGGCAAGGGAGGAACACCATGA